In a single window of the Dreissena polymorpha isolate Duluth1 chromosome 3, UMN_Dpol_1.0, whole genome shotgun sequence genome:
- the LOC127873790 gene encoding uncharacterized protein LOC127873790 yields MLLKPSDIYYSQDSIRSTFGDSTIHSRKRIGETLDDIINGKCQVSQIPVIKVTHTRGKWYTSNNRRLWVFKQLQRLGKCEQIPARRCRRLPRNKFTTKNEGVDIQVRGLGPGGEWYMRLYPSSDLQTRTLEDTLCTTKSSDKQLRAPNCNVSEPSENHTGIELARPYQIGNEFKTDNSLYEKENFKSNVTESQRSDVKFKYADFLNTESQQAIGGLDRAHDTRSPSVLAMQNTNLEINETKGHRSCIMQAGIVREAKQSITFNYERKQTDFAFEKEISSRSSHELKSSKTATFHNTKTDIDNDEPDRKYLAKKTQGQCHDILADNDFVPPEKPIINNPSKSENNSHATFEYLRATNTASSQARGPRNTLNKPNVKAKYIATEPTDFAVYTRACNAKTIVVDSEKRSSARLLKTSDFKDVSTQGKTNSNNSTHINFEHVNKSVTNKPEQAEQVYESKPRMTSTLEGNIRTARPFPANVEETTVANTNKQIDEIPLKASTEKVRNRSGKNLKAPYPTVLKDSVAAGFTTKSTCSSHIDKKHSTDILEYPARDEAVFRRPTSLTQNIPKPIASGSNARTESAEFRDLRGVGQMAVSETRHITSSATREERKAISASKHKHSIPDKADTSGSLTSAQTINIYQEKAHK; encoded by the exons ATGTTGCTCAAACCATCTGATATATATTATTCACAGGATAGTATTCGCAGCACATTTGGGGACAGTACAATTCACAGCAGGAAGAGAATTGGTGAAACATTGGACGACATAATTAATGGAAA ATGCCAAGTCTCCCAAATACCAGTCATTAAAGTAACACACACGCGTGGCAAATGGTACACTTCAAACAACCGTCGGCTCTGGGTGTTTAAACAGCTTCAACGGCTTGGGAAATGCGAACAAATACCAGCACGACGTTGTAGACGTTTACCTCGCAACAAGTTTACAACAAAAAATGAAGGAGTGGATATACAAGTACGTGGTCTGGGGCCTGGTGGAGAATGGTATATGCGCTTATATCCCTCCAGCGATCTTCAAACGAGAACGCTTGAGGATACTTTATGTACAACAAAGTCAAGTGATAAGCAGTTACGTGCACCAAATTGTAATGTTAGCGAGCCAAGCGAAAATCATACAGGCATTGAACTTGCGAGACCTTATCAGATTGGCAACgaatttaaaactgataattcattGTATGAAAAAGAAAACTTTAAATCAAACGTAACTGAAAGTCAAAGGTCAGACGTGAAATTTAAATATGCGGATTTTTTAAACACAGAAAGCCAACAGGCGATCGGGGGTTTAGATCGAGCGCATGATACTCGTTCACCTAGCGTTTTAGCCATGCAGAATACCAATCTTGAAATCAATGAGACAAAAGGACATAGAAGCTGTATAATGCAAGCTGGCATAGTAAGGGAAGCAAAACAGAGCATAACATTTAACTATGAAAGAAAGCAAACCGACTTTGCCTTTGAGAAAGAAATATCATCTAGGTCCTCGCATGAAttaaaatcatcaaaaaccgCGACATTCCATAATACCAAAACTGATATCGATAATGATGAGCCTGACAGAAAATACCTTGCGAAGAAAACACAAGGTCAATGTCATGATATACTGGCAGATAATGATTTTGTTCCGCCAGAGAAACCGATTATTAACAATCCGTCAAAGTCTGAAAATAATTCGCATGCTACATTTGAGTATTTGAGAGCAACAAATACGGCTAGCAGTCAGGCAAGGGGGCCAAGAAACACACTCAACAAGCCAAACGTGAAAGCAAAATATATTGCAACGGAACCTACCGATTTTGCAGTATATACGCGCGCATGTAACGCTAAAACCATTGTAGTTGATTCAGAAAAAAGATCAAGTGCACGACTACTTAAAACAAGCGACTTTAAAGATGTTTCTACTCAAGGTAAAACGAATTCAAATAATTCGACACATATTAATTTTGAACATGTAAATAAGTCAGTAACGAACAAACCGGAACAAGCGGAACAAGTATATGAAAGCAAGCCCCGTATGACGTCAACTCTGGAAGGAAACATCAGAACGGCAAGACCGTTTCCCGCAAATGTTGAAGAAACTACTGTAGCAAACACCAACAAACAAATTGATGAGATCCCTCTAAAGGCATCAACAGAGAAAGTGAGAAATAGATCGGGGAAAAATTTAAAAGCCCCATATCCGACCGTTTTGAAAGATTCAGTGGCTGCTGGTTTTACAACAAAATCTACATGTAGCTCACACATAGACAAAAAACATTCTACCGACATACTAGAATATCCAGCTAGAGATGAAGCAGTGTTTCGACGTCCAACATCTTTAACACAAAACATTCCAAAGCCAATAGCCTCCGGCTCAAATGCAAGAACTGAATCAGCAGAGTTTCGCGATTTAAGAGGAGTTGGACAGATGGCCGTCTCGGAAACGAGACACATCACCTCATCGGCAACGCGGGAGGAAAGAAAAGCAATAAGTGCATCAAAACATAAACATTCAATACCCGATAAAGCAGACACTTCTGGCAGTTTGACAAGTGCACAGACAATTAACATATATCAAGAAAAGGCTCATAAATAA